The proteins below come from a single Parafrankia irregularis genomic window:
- a CDS encoding helix-turn-helix transcriptional regulator, producing MVRLPLTAAEVERGQRLGALLRRARGERSMLTIALAAGVSPETLRKIESGRVATPSFPTIAAIADVLRLSLDEVWAEINQPATTSDPAGSDRDPRERLAS from the coding sequence GTGGTCAGGTTGCCGCTCACTGCCGCCGAGGTCGAGCGCGGTCAGCGCCTCGGCGCCCTCCTCCGGCGAGCCCGCGGTGAGCGCTCGATGCTCACCATCGCCCTGGCGGCGGGCGTCTCACCGGAGACACTCCGAAAGATCGAGTCCGGCCGGGTGGCCACCCCCTCCTTCCCGACCATCGCGGCGATCGCCGACGTCCTGCGCCTCTCCCTCGACGAGGTGTGGGCCGAGATCAACCAGCCGGCCACCACGTCCGATCCGGCCGGATCGGATCGCGACCCACGCGAGCGGCTGGCCTCGTAG